The following is a genomic window from Mycoplasma bradburyae.
AACATAGTATTTAGATAATTCATCACCTTCAATTTTGATGAAACCATTACCGCTAGTACCAATTGAAAGTCTACCAACCATCTTGTTTGATAGATCAGGGTCTGAGTTTTGATAACCTAAAACAACTTTGTTACTAGCTAGTTTTTTCAATTCTCCCTTAGCTAGCATTTCATCAATCTCTTTATAGATTGCTGTTTTAGTATATTTATTATTAAGTTTCTTAACAATAATCCCGGGTGGTATTGGCTTACGATTTTCTAATTTAACTATTTCCAGGATATCTTGAATGATCTTTTGCTTATTGTTCATAACACGAATTACAGACTAATATATTATTTATATTCAACTATTTAATTACGAAGTGGTAAATTAACCCAATAATTAAAAACAGTAACATTAAAATAAACATTAAGATTTGTAAAATCTTAATGATCCCTCTATCTTTGGTCTTTTTAAAGATTTCTAAATCTTGACCAGATAAAGATGCTAACCCTCCAGTTGTACCAGAGTTAGATAAACCTAACCCTACTAATAATGAAATGATTGCTAAAACAAAAAATGTTATTTCAATTGGACTCATATGGTAGTTTTTTTACTTTATTTTAATAAGTAATTATAATAATTTATTTTTTTAATTGCTCATATAGGATTTTTATTTTCTTATTATAATGAGCTAATCCTGTTCTGGTGATTGGAAACCCTTCTTTGGTTAATATTGAACTGAGTTCTAATAATGAAGCAGAAGGGTTTTGCAGTTTTGTAAAACAATATCTTTTAAATAGTTCAGTTTGTTCATTAAAACTTTCATCATAAATGATTGTTTCAATCATCGGTTTTAACTTGTTATTCAGATCAATTGTTTTGGTTAAATTAACAATATCAAGATTATTAGATGATTTTACTTTGGAATAGATCTTTCTTTTAATACTTTCATCTTCGTATTTAAAAACGCAATCAAACGCTTTGATATAAGCAATAAAATTAATGATCTCTTGAACTTTTTTTAGATATAAAACAAACTTGTTTTTTCTTGTGGTTAGTTTGAAGTGTTCATGGCCATTTTGAATTAACAGATTGTTAATTAAAATAGCATTGTATTCTTCGTTAAAAACTAATTCTAAATGATGATCTTTAGAATCTGGCGATGATACGTTACCAACGCTTAAAAACAACCCACCAAAAAAAGCATACATATAATCTTCATAATCTGATGAACTATCAAGACTTAAAATCTCTTGATCTAGTTTAAAATTTAGTTCGTATTCAGTTTTCTTTAGCTGATTAACTTTTTTTGTATAAGTAATTTCGTCTTTTAGTTCTTGGTCAAGTAAAACTAAGATCTTTTTTAAAAACCTGATTGTTTTAGGGTATTGTGTAGTATAGCTTAGATAAGAATTATCGATACTAACCAATTTATTAAAAACTATTCCGTTTAAAAAATATTTAGCAGATTTAGTGTCTAGTTCTTGGTTGCAGATTTCGGTTTTTAGTTCTTGACTAAAAGTTCTCATCTTCTTTTTATATATATTTATTATTTATGTAATTTTAAGAAATCATTAACAGCTAGTGCTGCTATTGTTCCGTCTGAAACTGCTGTTGATATTTGTCTAATCTTTTTATTAACACAATCTCCTGCAGCATATAAACCATCAACAGCTGTTTTTTGATTTTGATCAACAATTACATAACCTTCTTCATTTAGAACGTTAAATGATTTCAAGAAACCAGCGTTTGGAATTGCTCCGATATAAGGGAATAAACAATCAATTGCGATTTCTTTAACTTCATTAGTTTTTAAGTCCTTAACTTTCAAACCTTTAAGAACTTGGTCGCCAATATAACCATCAGCTACAGATGATAATAAGAAACTAACATTAGCTTTTTCTTTTAATTTATTAACTGCATACATATCTGCTCTGAATTCATCTCTACGGTGAATTAAATAAACTTTGTTACAGATTCCAGATAAGTATAAAGCTTCTTCAATAGCTCCATTACCACCACCGATAACAGCTACATCACGGTTTTTGTATAACGGACCATCACAAATCGCACAGTATGAGATACCTTTAGATTCGAATTTAGCTTCGTTTTCTAATCCAAGTTTTTTCTCAGTTGTACCAGTAGCTACAATAACTGCTTTAGAAATTAATGTAGTTCCGTTATCTAAATAAGTAAAAAAATAATCTTCTTGTTTATCAACACCACTTACTCTTGAATAAAAGAAAGGGACAGATAAGTTACTTAGATGAGTAAACATATTTACCGCTAAATCTGGTCCTTTGATCGATTCATAACCTGGGTAATTATCGATAAAACCAGTTTTTAGAATTTTTCCACCAGGTGCT
Proteins encoded in this region:
- the secG gene encoding preprotein translocase subunit SecG, encoding MSPIEITFFVLAIISLLVGLGLSNSGTTGGLASLSGQDLEIFKKTKDRGIIKILQILMFILMLLFLIIGLIYHFVIK
- the whiA gene encoding DNA-binding protein WhiA produces the protein MRTFSQELKTEICNQELDTKSAKYFLNGIVFNKLVSIDNSYLSYTTQYPKTIRFLKKILVLLDQELKDEITYTKKVNQLKKTEYELNFKLDQEILSLDSSSDYEDYMYAFFGGLFLSVGNVSSPDSKDHHLELVFNEEYNAILINNLLIQNGHEHFKLTTRKNKFVLYLKKVQEIINFIAYIKAFDCVFKYEDESIKRKIYSKVKSSNNLDIVNLTKTIDLNNKLKPMIETIIYDESFNEQTELFKRYCFTKLQNPSASLLELSSILTKEGFPITRTGLAHYNKKIKILYEQLKK
- the trxB gene encoding thioredoxin-disulfide reductase, which encodes MSYRVDGKNDLFDLVIIGSGPAGITAGIYAKRANINVCVVEGSAPGGKILKTGFIDNYPGYESIKGPDLAVNMFTHLSNLSVPFFYSRVSGVDKQEDYFFTYLDNGTTLISKAVIVATGTTEKKLGLENEAKFESKGISYCAICDGPLYKNRDVAVIGGGNGAIEEALYLSGICNKVYLIHRRDEFRADMYAVNKLKEKANVSFLLSSVADGYIGDQVLKGLKVKDLKTNEVKEIAIDCLFPYIGAIPNAGFLKSFNVLNEEGYVIVDQNQKTAVDGLYAAGDCVNKKIRQISTAVSDGTIAALAVNDFLKLHK